The following nucleotide sequence is from Puniceicoccus vermicola.
TTTACTTTACTAAATCGTTATACTTCTTCAGAATCTGGATTTCTTCAAACCAAATATGGAGTTTTCCCCAGTAATTTCTCGTTAATCCCGAATCCCTCTTTCCCGAATCCCAAGATCCGAGTCAATCCGTCCAAAATTCCTTCAGGAGAGTAACCCGAAGCGAACTGAAACGTTGCCTATTCTTCTCAGACCCAGCAAAACGAACCACACCCCATGAATCTTCGAGAGATCGCCAAAATCGCCGGAGTCTCCCACTCCACCGTATCCCGGGCTCTGAGAAACAACCCGCACATCTCAAAGTCTACTCGTGAACGGATCCAGAAGCTCGCAATCGAGCACGGTTACCGCCCCCATCCCACGGTCTCGAAGCTCATGGCCCAACTTCCCCACATCAAGAAACAGGCACGGAGCACCCTGGCCCTGATCACCTGCTGGAAGAATTGGAAAGATGTCCATTTTCTCCAACAAATCTTCAAAGGCATTTCCGAACGGGCCGAGAGTCTCGGGTACAGCCTGGAGGAATTCTCTCTCCATCAATACGAGATGTCGACTCAACGTCTTAACGGAGTCTTGAGGACGCGCAACATCGAGGGCGCGATCATCCTCCCCTTTGGTCGGGACCATCGCGAAATCGAATTGGACTGGGAACATCTCGCCTCCGTCTACATTGGTCGATTCCTCTCTCATCCCGCAATCAACCGAGTCTCGACCAGTTACTACTCCAACATGTTCGCGTTGTTGAACCAGTTAAAATCTCTCGGATATCAGAGGATTGCCCTAGCCCTCACTTCCGAGATGCGACTCCGATCCGAAGACGCCTACATCGCTGCCTACGCTGCCTACCAGCGGGAGTTCCCTCCAGATCAGAGAATTCCCGTTCTCGTGACGACATCCAAACCGGACCCAGACTCTCCAGAGGCCCGCTACGGAACCGTCCGCTATGCCTCTAAATTCGATCCGGAGACCTCTGTCCGTTGGCTGAAGGAATTTCGGGCAGACGCACTGATCTGCAATTCCAGCCCCACCCGAAATGCCTTGTCCATCGGCGGATTGCGAGTCCCGGAAGACCTCGGCTATGCCAGTCTGGATTGTTCCGAGAATGAGCCAGCCATCAGCGGCATCGACCAACTGCCCGAAAAGCTCGGGAGTGCCGCTGTGGACATGGTGACCGCTCACTTACATCGCAACGATTTCGGGATCCCGCAGTCTCCCAAAATCCTCACCCTCCCCGGTCACTGGCACGAGGGTGAAACCGCAGTGCAGCAGGGCTAGATGAGCGCCCGGCGAAATAGCCAGGCTTCCTCGCCACCGAAACACAAGCGTGTCCGCGATTTCGAGGTTTATTCTAGTTATTTCTACAGTGGGGGGTTCCCTTCAGGGGCCCCCTCGACCGTTTCCATAAATCCAAATGGATTTTAAACTGGGTTGGTCGATCGAACAGAACCCCTCCACCCCGCGATGCGGGGTCCCCCTCCCCTGCAAGCAAGGGAGGAGTTCGTAATAGCTCAGTCAAAAAAAGCGGTAGCCCTTCCGGACTACCGCTTCGGTAAAAAATCAAACCTCAAAGAACCGATTCAACTACGGCGGCGACGCATGCCGACAAAGCCCAAGGCGAGAAAACCGGAAATGAGAACGGCGCTCGCAGGCTCTGGGATCGCGCTAGACACGGACAAATTCACTTGGTCAAGACCAAGGAAATCACTCGCTTCCATGTTGTCGGAACGGGAGAATGCGATAAACAAACGGTCTCCCGCAATGTCACTCCCAACAGATCCGATTCCGGTGTAACTTTCCTCCAGGAAAGACGAGGTCGTATTTGCCAAAACTTGTCCCGAGGCTACAATCGTCGCGACTGTGCCATTATCATCATTCGTCGTTGTCGTGAATAGCTGCCAGGAAAATTCATCCCCAGATTCAATTCCAAAGTGGTTAGCCTGCCAAAACGACAAGTCA
It contains:
- a CDS encoding LacI family DNA-binding transcriptional regulator; translated protein: MNLREIAKIAGVSHSTVSRALRNNPHISKSTRERIQKLAIEHGYRPHPTVSKLMAQLPHIKKQARSTLALITCWKNWKDVHFLQQIFKGISERAESLGYSLEEFSLHQYEMSTQRLNGVLRTRNIEGAIILPFGRDHREIELDWEHLASVYIGRFLSHPAINRVSTSYYSNMFALLNQLKSLGYQRIALALTSEMRLRSEDAYIAAYAAYQREFPPDQRIPVLVTTSKPDPDSPEARYGTVRYASKFDPETSVRWLKEFRADALICNSSPTRNALSIGGLRVPEDLGYASLDCSENEPAISGIDQLPEKLGSAAVDMVTAHLHRNDFGIPQSPKILTLPGHWHEGETAVQQG
- a CDS encoding PEP-CTERM sorting domain-containing protein gives rise to the protein MNKSRLLGALAVVSTFGAGFCEAQVIIDGTAPDYVNNGSFETTADWWGGGATTLSSDLGFDNRYLQRNNNLPNKDGNNYAVIGLDGSTNRGAYQDTGYDLVEGDTFDLSFWQANHFGIESGDEFSWQLFTTTTNDDNGTVATIVASGQVLANTTSSFLEESYTGIGSVGSDIAGDRLFIAFSRSDNMEASDFLGLDQVNLSVSSAIPEPASAVLISGFLALGFVGMRRRRS